A genomic segment from Aspergillus chevalieri M1 DNA, chromosome 7, nearly complete sequence encodes:
- the GPI14 gene encoding glycosylphosphatidylinositol-alpha 1,4 mannosyltransferase I (BUSCO:EOG09261XAF;~CAZy:GT50;~COG:G;~EggNog:ENOG410PH9I;~InterPro:IPR007704;~PFAM:PF06728,PF05007;~SECRETED:SignalP(1-18);~TransMembrane:9 (i12-29o80-106i141-159o165-191i224-245o292-310i322-346o358-376i388-412o);~go_component: GO:0016021 - integral component of membrane [Evidence IEA];~go_function: GO:0004376 - glycolipid mannosyltransferase activity [Evidence IEA];~go_function: GO:0051751 - alpha-1,4-mannosyltransferase activity [Evidence IEA];~go_process: GO:0006506 - GPI anchor biosynthetic process [Evidence IEA]) codes for MAVSIFTSPPLIITLSLALRATLLIYGAWQDAVSPVKYTDIDYLVFTDASRYVSRGLSPYSRDTYRYTPLLAWLLVPTTWNVAGISLFSFGKVLFAAADVLAGWLVAKCLRTHYGMDTAKAIKFACVWLLNPMVANISTRGSSEGLLGVLVAGVLWAALSRRVVVAGVLLGLGVHFKIYPFVYGVSILWWLDAQRTSSTSSKDEDGKGRTILQSLLGFITPSRILLTFTALTTFLALNIAMYTLYGTPFLQHTYLHHLTRIDHRHNFSPYSTLLYLASVDGGHGYGYKFESLAFIPQILLSVALIPAVLAKRDLAGAMLAQTFAFVGFNKVCTSQYFLWYLIFLPFYLPNSSLLRKPWLGLSVAALWVIAQALWLHQGFRLEFLGISSFVPGLFLAGLFFYAVNCWILGILVEDVGGLSAQEQVAE; via the exons ATGGCAGTGTCAATCTTCACCTCCCCACCCCTAATAATAACCCTCTCCCTGGCCCTCCGCGCCACTCTCCTAATCTATGGTGCCTGGCAAGACGCCGTCTCCCCCGTCAAATACACCGATATCGACTACTTAGTTTTCACCGACGCCTCGCGCTACGTCTCGCGGGGCCTCTCGCCCTACTCCCGCGACACTTATCGCTACACGCCCCTGCTAGCATGGCTCCTTGTACCCACGACTTGGAATGTAGCGGGTATCTCGCTCTTCTCGTTCGGGAAAGTTCtgtttgctgctgcggaTGTGCTGGCCGGGTGGCTGGTTGCTAAGTGTCTAAGGACGCATTATGGGATGGATACGGCGAAGGCGATTAAGTTTGCGTGTGTGTGGTTGTTGAACCCGATGGTCGCGAATATTAGCACGAGGGGAAGTTCGGAAGGGTTGTTGGGGGTTCTTGTGGCGGGGGTGTTGTGGGCGGCGTTGAGTAGGAGGGTTGTGGTTGCAGGGGTATTGTTGGGGCTGGGGGTGCATTTCAAAATTTATCCGTTTGTTTATGGGGTGTCGATTCTTTGGTGGTTGGATGCGCAGCGGACTTCCTCTACGTCGTCCAAGGACGAGGACGGCAAAGGAAGGACGATTCTGCAGTCTCTTCTCGGTTTCATCACCCCCTCTCGCATCCTTCTAACCTTCACAGCCCTCACAACCTTCCTCGCCCTAAACATCGCCATGTACACTCTCTATGGCACCCCCTTCCTCCAACACACCTACCTCCACCACCTCACCCGCATCGACCACCGCCACAACTTCTCCCCCTACAGCACGCTGCTCTATCTCGCATCGGTGGACGGCGGACACGGGTACGGGTACAAATTCGAGTCGTTGGCGTTTATCCCGCAGATTCTGCTTTCCGTGGCTTTAATTCCAGCGGTGCTGGCGAAGAGGGATTTGGCGGGGGCGATGCTTGCGCAGACGTTTGCGTTTGTGGGGTTTAACAAGGTCTGCACGAGCCAG TATTTCCTGTGGTACCTGATCTTCCTCCCGTTCTACCTACCAAACTCGTCTCTATTGAGGAAGCCCTGGCTGGGGCTTTCGGTTGCTGCATTGTGGGTTATCGCTCAA GCACTTTGGCTCCACCAAGGTTTCCGtcttgaatttctcgggatatCTAGCTTCGTGCCCGGATTATTCCTAGCGGGCTTGTTTTTCTACGCCGTGAACTGTTGGATTCTGGGGATCCTtgttgaggatgttggcGGCTTATCAGCGCAAGAGCAGGTTGCGGAATAG
- a CDS encoding uncharacterized protein (COG:S;~EggNog:ENOG410PJF2) yields the protein MAWEDDSDSYPMNHCNFYGASQNASLEDIFLHVQTHFPEARMLTLEGGHCKKPPLIRHFNNDPYGWSNTQSLAVLPNIQTFVMRGAWNIMRDYQHWKNMAEALPSIREWDCAYAKPKIEAYETIAGILIQLPPTLAHANISLDGFYNKGHVHNLWPSDEMNPPHLCNLLGEVAPRLESLTFTGKICHCFFHGMANFANRASMSRLKSLDLVVKSCCRDRRLQPAFPFFDEVSGITNINFIRSFEKLVAAGADSLGAHRSLEYVRIRFIDLDSACPLLNPYFQLVNNQCTGIWSDRILENLAESRPQARYAELTEGIYPQYGPNHQIVGAVFPRARPFAIYAANYRIIADATKF from the coding sequence ATGGCCTGGGAAGATGACTCCGACTCATATCCCATGAACCATTGCAATTTCTATGGCGCAAGTCAAAACGCTTCACTGGAGGATATCTTCCTCCATGTACAAACCCACTTCCCCGAGGCCCGTATGCTGACACTCGAAGGAGGCCATTGCAAAAAGCCACCATTGATTCGTCACTTCAACAACGATCCCTATGGTTGGTCGAATACGCAGTCTCTCGCCGTCCTCCCGAATATTCAAACTTTCGTTATGCGTGGCGCCTGGAATATCATGCGGGATTATCAGCACTGGAAAAATATGGCCGAAGCTCTGCCGTCGATCCGGGAATGGGACTGCGCATATGCGAAACCTAAGATTGAAGCTTACGAGACGATTGCTGGGATTCTGATTCAGCTGCCTCCGACGCTTGCGCATGCGAACATTAGCCTGGATGGATTTTACAACAAAGGTCATGTGCATAACCTCTGGCCCAGCGATGAAATGAACCCGCCACATCTTTGCAATTTGCTCGGTGAAGTTGCTCCCCGGCTCGAGTCCCTCACATTCACCGGCAAGATCTGCCATTGTTTCTTCCACGGCATGGCCAACTTTGCGAATCGAGCTTCCATGTCTAGACTCAAGTCTCTGGATCTGGTAGTCAAGTCCTGCTGCCGAGACCGGCGATTACAACCAGCGTTTCCCTTCTTTGACGAGGTATCTGGAATCACGAATATTAATTTTATCCGTTCATTTGAGAAACTTGTCGCCGCTGGCGCGGACTCTCTGGGTGCACATCGATCGTTGGAGTACGTCCGTATCCGATTCATCGATCTGGACTCCGCCTGTCCACTTCTCAACCCTTACTTCCAACTAGTGAACAATCAGTGCACTGGTATTTGGAGCGATCGCATCCTTGAGAACCTTGCAGAAAGCCGTCCACAAGCTCGTTATGCCGAGCTTACTGAGGGTATCTACCCGCAATACGGGCCTAACCACCAAATTGTTGGGGCTGTATTTCCACGGGCCAGGCCGTTTGCTATCTATGCCGCCAACTATCGAATTATAGCCGATGCAACTAAATTCTAG
- a CDS encoding uncharacterized protein (COG:S;~EggNog:ENOG410PJF2), whose product MLTTIPPRPVSVNSLASPLSSSLSYQKTGRSTSAEIQIHDDSAAPTSAPASADCQSPVDTEMNDNDTHSRLDDPPSYRSEACFDNLPIEIHEAILDCLFGERAPASATVTHGKSAARSWTKALRHPRRKVLSNLSLISPVWRPLVQARIYRHSKYVVFLFT is encoded by the coding sequence ATGTTAACGACCATCCCTCCTCGTCCCGTCTCGGTCAATTCTTTGGCGAGccctctctcctcttccttaTCATATCAGAAGACCGGTCGAAGCACTAGTGCGGAGATCCAGATCCACGATGACTCCGCTGCTCCGACCTCGGCCCCTGCGTCCGCAGACTGCCAGTCCCCCGTGGATACCGAGATGAACGATAACGATACGCATAGCCGCTTGGACGACCCTCCATCTTATCGGTCTGAGGCTTGTTTTGACAACCTACCAATTGAGATTCATGAGGCGATTCTCGATTGTTTATTTGGTGAACGGGCGCCGGCATCAGCAACAGTAACTCATGGGAAATCTGCTGCGCGCAGCTGGACAAAAGCCCTGCGACATCCTCGACGAAAGGTCCTATCTAATCTTTCTCTAATATCGCCGGTTTGGAGGCCTCTGGTTCAGGCTCGTATCTACAGGCATAGTAAGTATGTCGTCTTTTTATTCACCTGA
- a CDS encoding DNA damage response protein RcaA (COG:L;~EggNog:ENOG410PGI8;~InterPro:IPR000253,IPR008984,IPR032429,IPR040227;~PFAM:PF00498,PF16508;~go_component: GO:0030870 - Mre11 complex [Evidence IEA];~go_function: GO:0005515 - protein binding [Evidence IEA];~go_process: GO:0006302 - double-strand break repair [Evidence IEA];~go_process: GO:0007095 - mitotic G2 DNA damage checkpoint [Evidence IEA]), which produces MWILDSEGDLLEGKRVWLRPGKQYLFGRVKQEGVRHVIQHNSISRKHMVISVSPVQPGDGSHIYTRSEITVSDEKSKLGTTVDGEQIKGTSKKLTGVEHSVKLGKYKPALRIKWQPTVLTFSFSSKELKAKDPLAHVRSRLEDLDIKTIIPYIVDQTTHVVQSKRNTAKGLQALVNGKSIVDQSYVDALVYAATPSDLENLESLSPLEADFDTAWPDPSLHLPPPGKEPMQRPPESFAPNPDRINIFYGYTFIFSDVTQYENLADPINNGHGKALLYQIDPGVTTAEEIVQFMRNAAGNKGLGEEREGSGGVVLVRFRSQGQHEDWSIELGNQVAVMTDQRVIQQSEFLDAILANDASSLCRSLPPAPDSGPKSGIKAVTASQPAPTPSENIEPTPVSQISEKVSQIPNSQPSGRSKTPRVRGFVSKMKNFDDGFDLASIPAYVPEEGAGSSLPSAIDLEPLSEPPSQQPVQHPSQKPSQKFQQPSQRQNRLEDVEEAGQEEEDVMAGLLPGANAMKRRRAETGPGRRASPDAQPKEVERKPKRQKLDILEAARKHREAEENAQRRQEEEETRRDDLNDTPIEKLKGLAIVEEWDVPLRKPHEPREERWDERWNGRKNFKKFRRKGEPRYASNRVQRVIVPLVEVTRKDYGIGDHYWTASHESRIDSPAISHPREQQHADDGGDAEEDGLGGSTIPSASVSRVESEVPSQNRSQNWSQKRPREVRDSDSEDELRFRFRRRR; this is translated from the exons ATGTGGATTCTTGATTCGGAGGGTGATTTGCTGGAGG GGAAGCGGGTGTGGTTGCGGCCGGGGAAACAGTATCTTTTCGGTCGGGTCAAGCAAGAGGGTG TTCGGCATGTAATTCAGCATAACTCGATATCGCGAAAGCACATGGTGATCTCGGTATCGCCAGTGCAGCCCGGTGATGGA TCTCATATATATACCAGGTCGGAGATTACCGTAAGCGACGAGAAGTCGAAACTGGGAACAACGGTGGACGGCGAGCAGATCAAGGGCACAAGCAAGAAGTTGACAGGCGTGGAGCATTCAGTCAAGCTGGGCAAATACAAGCCTGCGCTACG AATCAAGTGGCAGCCGACCGTCCTCACTTTCTCGTTTTCCTCGAAAGAACTCAAAGCAAAAGATCCTCTGGCGCATGTCCGCTCGCGCCTCGAAGATTTGGATATAAAGACGATCATTCCGTACATCGTCGATCAGACTACGCATGTCGTCCAGAGCAAGCGGAATACTGCAAAGGGGTTACAGGCTTTGGTGAATGGAAAATCGATCGTGGATCAGTCTTATGTCGATGCACTCGTCTACGCGGCCACCCCAAGCGATTTGGAGAACCTGGAGTCTTTGTCCCCGTTGGAAGCCGATTTTGATACAGCATGGCCGGATCCAAGCTTGCATCTTCCGCCGCCGGGAAAGGAACCTATGCAGAGACCCCCTGAATCATTCGCTCCGAATCCTGATAGGATTAACATCTTCTATGGATATACGTTCATTTTCAGCGATGTTACTCAGTATGAGAACCTAGCCGATCCGATCAATAATGGACACGGGAAGGCGTTGCTGTATCAGATAGACCCTGGTGTCACTACAGCAGAAGAAATCGTGCAGTTTATGAGAAATGCAGCGGGTAATAAAGGCCTGGgtgaggaaagagaaggcTCCGGTGGTGTGGTGCTTGTCCGCTTTCGCTCTCAAGGGCAGCACGAGGATTGGTCGATTGAGCTAGGTAACCAGGTTGCTGTCATGACTGATCAGCGCGTTATCCAGCAGAGTGAGTTCCTTGATGCCATTCTGGCAAACGATGCTTCCTCTCTGTGTCGCTCGCTCCCACCAGCTCCAGATTCTGGTCCAAAGTCTGGTATAAAAGCAGTTACCGCATCTCAGCCAGCGCCTACTCCCTCCGAGAATATCGAGCCAACCCCAGTCTCCCAAATTTCTGAAAAAGTTTCACAGATTCCCAATAGCCAACCTTCTGGCCGATCGAAAACACCACGCGTTCGCGGATTTGTCAGCAAGATGAAGAACTTTGACGATGGGTTCGACTTGGCTTCTATCCCGGCATACGTTCCTGAAGAAGGCGCGGGATCGAGTTTGCCTTCTGCAATAGATCTAGAACCGCTGTCAGAGCCGCCGTCCCAGCAACCTGTACAACACCCATCACAGAAACCCTCACAGAAATTTCAGCAACCGTCACAGCGACAGAACCGGTTAGAAGACGTGGAAGAAGCAGgacaggaagaagaggacgtCATGGCCGGCCTATTGCCCGGTGCAAATGCGATGAAACGCCGTCGTGCAGAAACAGGCCCGGGCCGTCGTGCAAGCCCAGATGCACAGCCCAAAGAAGTTGAACGCAAACCGAAACGCCAAAAACTGGACATTCTAGAAGCCGCTCGAAAACACCGGGAAGCGGAAGAGAATGCCCAGCGGCGtcaagaggaggaagaaacgCGGCGAGACGACCTCAATGACACGCCCATTGAGAAACTCAAGGGCCTTGCAATAGTTGAAGAATGGGATGTGCCGCTCCGAAAGCCGCATGAACCGCGTGAGGAACGGTGGGACGAGCGATGGAATGGGCGAAAGAACTTCAAGAAGTTTCGACGCAAGGGCGAACCCCGGTATGCTAGCAATCGCGTGCAGAGGGTGATTGTGCCACTGGTGGAAGTGACACGGAAAGACTATGGCATCGGTGATCATTATTGGACCGCCAGCCATGAGTCGCGCATAGATAGTCCTGCAATTAGCCATCCTCGGGAGCAACAGCATGCGGATGATGGCGGTGATGCTGAGGAAGACGGTCTTGGTGGTTCTACAATCCCGTCTGCTTCAGTTTCCCGCGTGGAATCTGAAGTGCCCAGCCAAAACAGAAGTCAGAATTGGAGCCAGAAGCGGCCGAGAGAGGTCCGCGATTCTGATAGTGAAGATGAGTTGCGGTTTCGGTTCCGTCGGCGGAGGTAG
- a CDS encoding Y-family DNA polymerase (COG:L;~EggNog:ENOG410PHKV;~InterPro:IPR001126,IPR024728,IPR036775,IPR043502, IPR017961,IPR022880,IPR043128;~PFAM:PF00817,PF11798,PF11799;~go_function: GO:0003684 - damaged DNA binding [Evidence IEA];~go_function: GO:0003887 - DNA-directed DNA polymerase activity [Evidence IEA];~go_process: GO:0006281 - DNA repair [Evidence IEA]), whose translation MEPQGEESLEKGKEKEREEEQLGTTEDETLKYHLLGPSLTKAGQDAVDQRKVSEIIYNASKGSKFFNHEQNRDHILTTKIERILKEKARLEKMDLSWDFRKADEFFAELELTRDLSQYVVHVDCDAFFAAVEELDRPELKTVPMAVGKGVLTTCNYEARKFGCRSGMASFVAKKLCPQLVCLPQNYVKYTAKAKEIRAIMAQYDPLFESASIDEAYLNITSYCVENQLDPEEAVQRMREEILEKTLVSVSAGIGPNAKIAKIASNRNKPNGQFRVSNDRDTVMDFMRDLPVRKVNGVGRVFERELDSIGVKSCGDIYPQRGFLTKLFGEKAFQFLAQCYLGLGRTKIQPVESYERKSVGTETTFQEIGDKQELRSKLWWAAQELEKDLARTEFKGRTLVLKVKLHSFEVLTRQTAPPRAVSVAKDLYAFALPMLSKLEKDIPNMKLRLLGLRCTNLVSTKKVGIEFFGVTSRSKPAAKCTANANAEREPGTEEAFEQAAHQEYQDEMDLLEQLSQEVSDSKEVDNAEGNSVDKQTESSTPEVVYWDCPICCRPQPADDKIFNDHVDFCLSKDTIKEAVQGVSEEVLPMPSKGRKRKTTPPHDPKQKRLFFT comes from the exons ATGGAGCCTCAGGGCGAAGAGTCTCTGGAGAAgggaaaggagaaggagagggaggaagagCAGTTGGGGACGACTGAAGATGAAACTTTGAAGTATCACTTATTGGGCCCGTCGTTGACCAAAGCCGGTCAAGATGCGGTTGACCAGCGCAAG GTGTCGGAGATTATATACAATGCATCAAAAGGCTCAAAATTCTTCAACCATGAACAGAACCGTGACCATATCCTGACGACGAAAATTGAGCGTATCTTAAAAGAGAAAGCCCGTCTAGAAAAGATGGATTTATCCTGGGACTTCCGCAAAGCAGATGAATTCTTTGCGGAACTAGAACTCACTCGAGACCTGTCGCAGTACGTGGTACATGTTGATTGCGATGCATTCTTCGCTGCGGTCGAGGAGCTCGACCGGCCCGAACTAAAGACGGTACCTATGGCCGTTGGTAAAGGTGTTCTTACCACGTGCAACTATGAGGCTAGAAAATTTGGCTGCCGTAGTGGCATGGCATCTTTCGTGGCTAAGAAACTTTGTCCTCAGCTGGTCTGCCTGCCCCAAAACTATGTGAAATATACCGCCAAAGCGAAAGAGATTCGCGCCATTATGGCCCAGTACGATCCTCTCTTCGAAAGTGCCAGTATAGACGAGGCATATCTCAATATCACATCTTACTGTGTGGAGAACCAGCTCGACCCAGAAGAAGCGGTTCAACGCATGCGAGAAGAAATCCTAGAAAAGACCCTTGTCTCCGTCTCTGCTGGTATAGGGCCAAACGCCAAAATTGCAAAAATTGCGTCCAACCGCAATAAACCAAATGGCCAGTTCCGCGTCTCTAATGACAGGGATACTGTGATGGATTTTATGAGGGACCTCCCCGTCCGCAAGGTGAACGGTGTTGGCCGAGTATTTGAACGAGAACTCGATTCAATTGGCGTCAAATCTTGCGGCGATATATACCCACAACGGGGCTTCTTGACCAAGCTTTTTGGAGAAAAAGCATTCCAGTTCCTGGCACAATGTTACCTGGGTCTGGGAAGGACCAAGATCCAGCCAGTTGAGAGCTATGAGCGCAAGAGCGTCGGCACGGAAACCACCTTTCAGGAAATTGGGGACAAGCAAGAACTCAGAAGCAAGCTTTGGTGGGCCGCACAGGAGCTTGAAAAAGACCTTGCTCGCACGGAATTCAAAGGCCGGACTCTCGTATTGAAAGTCAAGCTACATTCATTTGAGGTGTTGACCCGCCAGACAGCACCACCAAGGGCAGTGTCAGTTGCGAAAGATCTCTATGCATTTGCGCTGCCTATGCTGAGCAAACTGGAGAAAGATATTCCGAATATGAAGCTTCGGCTTCTTGGTCTTCGTTGTACTAACTTGGTGAGCACTAAAAAAGTTGGCATTGAATTCTTTGGAGTGACCTCTCGATCCAAGCCTGCCGCAAAATGCACGGCAAATGCAAACGCAGAGCGAGAACCCGGCACAGAGGAAGCTTTTGAGCAGGCTGCACATCAAGAATATCAAGATGAAAtggatcttctggaacagCTCAGCCAagaggtctctgattctaAGGAAGTGGACAACGCTGAGGGCAATAGTGTGGACAAACAGACCGAGTCGTCTACCCCTGAGGTCGTCTACTGGGACTGTCCCATTTGCTGCAGACCACAACCGGCTGATGATAAGATTTTCAATGATCACGTCGACTTCTGTCTCTCAAAAGACACTATCAAGGAGGCCGTCCAGGGCGTTTCCGAGGAGGTTTTGCCAATGCCTTCTAAAGGTCGAAAGAGGAAAACGACGCCCCCTCATGATCCGAAGCAAAAGCGGCTCTTTTTTACGTGA
- a CDS encoding uncharacterized protein (COG:S;~EggNog:ENOG410PNPJ): MTSDKQNPGHIAKPFTPTLSAAFHRSSNKSPLTPRLATPGGYRTPRRVAQSEHPASANTTPSKDGYHSTASYLSTNVTPRTNSRTSRRDGTVSSPTSTPGVPSAPNTPYSQSVVTPGSQNGGHHRTERSPARGGPKLEPPRTSRARTLTAESHHSARPMSSPDMSSSGSPMFFHASDARSSNTPEPEPRLKPPGKPSSPASFIYANGKKEERRLSADESHPAAPAIKRRSTGLPRSVVGGKAPTSNSASPRLKTAKLAADPAPRLSDSAASQSGPPPTNDSSEPSSQRQASLPAIGPDRPPPVPLSIARHIKSSSLDSASNSNLPREALRPSPIIVSPTDPEVDASAAASEPIPGLRPRIFSNGSSGSADTASPVKEAKEQVNTNDPAANARIERKIMDLEISNSSLLAINRTLEREMRKQNAELRRYRRLSRAGRIPVGPSSRSVSGTALSTTTETEEEGMSEISSVQSHIESSDHDDGDAEDEDEDKDEEDEDDDEDDDEDEDSADEGVMSPGSLAKHDAKHRARDEKRVFIDLAKHRELLTDSQKMNQSLRRCLAWTEELIKDGQKALEYNVHVNDIELGGRVLAPEELQDIGESARGLLSASNFKDDYSSVTEYSGPDSGNETA, encoded by the coding sequence aTGACCTCTGATAAACAAAACCCCGGCCATATCGCCAAACCCTTTACCCCGACGCTGAGCGCTGCCTTTCATCGATCATCGAATAAATCGCCTTTGACTCCCAGACTCGCTACTCCGGGGGGTTACCGGACGCCCCGGCGAGTCGCGCAATCCGAACACCCTGCGTCAGCTAATACCACCCCCTCCAAGGACGGTTATCATTCTACCGCCAGTTATCTCAGCACGAATGTGACTCCGCGAACGAATTCTCGAACATCTAGACGAGATGGAACAGTGTCATCGCCTACGAGTACACCGGGAGTCCCGTCGGCACCCAATACCCCTTACTCGCAGTCCGTGGTGACCCCTGGATCGCAGAATGGAGGGCATCATCGAACAGAGCGGAGTCCGGCTCGCGGAGGACCGAAACTGGAGCCCCCGCGAACCAGCAGGGCCAGAACCCTGACCGCAGAGAGCCATCACTCTGCGCGCCCGATGTCCTCTCCTGATATGTCGTCATCAGGATCGCCGATGTTCTTTCATGCCTCCGATGCCAGGTCGTCCAACACCCCCGAACCGGAACCTCGACTCAAGCCGCCCGGGAAACCGTCCTCGCCAGCATCATTTATCTATGCCAAcgggaaaaaagaagaacgTCGGTTATCAGCAGATGAATCTCACCCCGCAGCACCGGCGATCAAGCGCCGTTCAACAGGCCTGCCCCGGTCTGTGGTTGGGGGGAAAGCTCCCACCAGTAATTCCGCTTCTCCACGGTTGAAGACTGCGAAGCTCGCGGCTGATCCTGCACCTCGACTATCGGATAGTGCGGCATCCCAGTCTGGGCCTCCGCCCACTAATGATTCCAGTGAGCCTAGTTCGCAGCGGCAGGCTTCGTTGCCAGCTATCGGTCCTGATCGACCACCACCCGTTCCCCTCTCTATCGCACGCCATATCAAGTCGTCAAGCTTAGATTCCGCAAGTAACAGTAACTTACCCAGAGAAGCACTCCGACCAAGTCCCATTATCGTGTCTCCAACGGATCCGGAAGTTGATGCCAGTGCTGCGGCATCAGAACCAATTCCAGGCCTGCGACCTCGGATTTTCAGTAATGGGTCTTCTGGATCTGCGGACACGGCAAGTCCTGTGAAGGAAGCGAAGGAACAGGTGAATACCAATGACCCGGCTGCCAATGCCCGCATTGAACGCAAGATTATGGACCTGGAAATCAGCAACTCGTCACTCCTGGCGATTAATCGTACGTTGGAGCGCGAGATGCGCAAGCAGAATGCAGAATTACGACGATACCGGCGTCTTAGTCGTGCAGGCCGTATCCCCGTTGGGCCATCTAGTCGTTCAGTCTCCGGGACAGCTCTTTCGACAACCACCGAAacggaagaggaaggaatGAGTGAGATATCTTCGGTGCAGTCACATATAGAGTCATCTGaccatgatgatggtgatgccgaggatgaagatgaagacaaggacgaggaggatgaagatgatgatgaagatgatgatgaagatgaagattcTGCAGATGAGGGTGTGATGAGTCCCGGATCATTGGCGAAGCATGATGCCAAACATCGGGCACGAGACGAGAAACGAGTGTTTATTGATCTTGCCAAACATCGGGAGCTATTGACTGATAGCCAGAAAATGAATCAAAGTCTTCGACGGTGTCTCGCGTGGACGGAGGAACTGATCAAGGATGGCCAGAAAGCCTTGGAATACAACGTCCACGTCAACGATATTGAACTTGGGGGACGCGTGCTTGCCCCTGAAGAATTGCAAGACATTGGCGAAAGTGCTCGAGGATTATTATCGGCCTCGAACTTCAAAGACGATTACTCGTCTGTTACTGAATACAGCGGTCCGGATTCAGGAAACGAGACGGCTTGA